GTCCTCGATGTCCCGGCGGCGCCTTCCTCCACGCGCAGCGGCGTGCGGGATACCGGCGGAAGGCGCTTGGCGCGCAGCAGGCGGTTGAATGCCTCCAGATCCTGCGCCCACACCTGGTTCAGCGCCGAAAGCTCGCGGTCCAGCTGCGCCGACAGCGCCGTGAACACCTCGTACGACTGCGCCGTGGGCGCGGCGTCGGCCTCTTCCACGTGGCTCATCAGCGCCGCCAGCTTGTTGTTCAGCCGGATCGGGTAGTTCAGCGGGTCCTGGTTGCTCTGGTTGCGCACCTGGTACAGCCGCTCCTCGACCTCGGCCGTGCGCGCCAGCAGCGCCTCGCCCGCCGTCTTCACCCCCGCGTCCTGCGTGCGGCCCAGCCGGTCCTGCACCTGCTGGCGCACCCCGCGGATCAGCAGCACGGCGTCGTTGGCCTCGCTCACCCGGTTGCGGATCTGCATGGCGAAGTCGAAGCGGCGCTGCAGGTCCGCCAGCGACACGCCGGGAAGGCGCGGGTCCGTCCGCACGGCGAAGTCCTGGCGCAGCTCGCGGCCATCCGCCGTCAGCCGCACGGAGTAGGTGCCCGGCACTACCCGCGGCCCCGTCGCCGTGTCGGCGGCCCACAGGATCATCCCCGGGAACGAGGTGGGCCCGGGATGCCGAAGGTTCCACGTGAAGCGGTTCATCCCCACCTGGTTCGGCGCGAACCGCTGCGCGCGCGGCTGCTCGTCGTCCTCGCCCGCGCCGCCCGCCGCGCCCGCCCGGCGCGCCGAGTCCGGCCGCGTGTCGTGGGTGTACGAGCGGATCACCCGCCCCTGCGCATCCAGGAAGTCCAGCGTCACCCGGCGCGCCGGCTGGGCCAGCGAGTAGTAGACGGTCACGCCGCGGTCCACGCCCAGAATGGCCTCCGCCGGGCGGAAGAGCCGCGTTCCCGCCTGCCCTGCCGCCGCCGTGCGCCGGGCCGGCGGGGTGGACGCCTGCGCCGGCACGTCGTTCATCTGGCGGAGCAGGTGCGCCCCGCCGTCCAGAGCGTAGAACGAGCGGCCGTGCGTGCTGATCACGATGTCCGGTCCGCGCACCGCGATGTCCGACACCTGCACGACTGGCAGGTTCAGCCGCAGCGACTCCCACTCGCGGCCGTCGTTCCACGACACCCAGATCCCCCGCTCCGTGGCGGCGTACAGCAGCCCGGGGCGCGACGGGTCCTCGCGCACGGAGCGCAGGAAGTCGCCCTCGGGAAGGTTGCTGGCGATGGACGTCCACGTCCGCCCGTAGTCGTCGGTACGGAACAGGTACGGGCGGAAGTCGCCCAGCAGAAAGCGGTTGCCCGCCAGGTACGCCGTTCCCGCCCGGTGCGGCGAGGGCTCCATCGTGTGGATCTTGGTCTGCTCCGGCAGCGCGGCCGGCGTCACGTCGGTCCACGTCGCACCGCCGTCGCGGGTCACGTACGCCTTGCCGTCGTCCGAGCCCGTCCAGATCACCCCGCGCTCGCGGGCGCTGGGGCCGATGGTGAAGACGGTGGCGTACGTCTCTACGCCCGTCTGGTCCCGGGTGATGGGCCCGCCCGAGGGCCCCAGCGTGGCCGGGTCTGCCCGGGTGAGGTCCGGCGAAATGCGCTGCCAGCTCTGCCCCTCGTTGGTCGTCCGCCACACGTGCTGCGTGCCGGTGTACAGCGTGTTGGGATCGTGCGGGTCGAAGACGATGGGAAACGTCCACTGCACCCGCTCGCGCAGGTCCGACGCCGACTGGCCCATGGGGTTCTCGGGCCACACGTTCACGGGGCGGCTGGCCCCGGTGGATTGGTCGAAGCGGTCCAGCGAGCCGCCGTAGCACCCGGCGTAGTAGACGTTGGTGTTCGTGGGATGCGGGGCCACGTACCCGGACTCGCACCCGCCCGCCGCGAAGAAGTTGCGCCCCCCGGCGTTCAGGTGGTTCCATCCGCGGATGGGCACGCAGACGGTGCTGTTGTCCTGCTGGCCGCCGCACGCCATCGCAGGCTGGTGCCCGGTCAGGGCGATGCGGTAGATCTGCGCCGTGGGATAGTCCTGCTCCGTCCACGTCTTGCCGCCATTGACGCTGACGTTGCCGCCGCCGTCGTTGCCCTGCACCATCCGCTGGTTGTCGTCGGCGGCAATCCACAGGTCGTGGTTGTCGCTGTGCGGCGTGCGGATGGTGGTGGGGAACGTCTTGCCGCCATCGTCCGAGCGGAAGAAGCCCACGTTCATCACGTACACGCGGTCCTTGTCCTTGGGATCGGCCAGCAGGCGGGTGTAGTAGAACGCCCGCTGCCGCAGCTTGCGCTCGGTGTTCACCCGCTCCCAGGTGGCGCCCCGGTCGTCGGAGCGGAACACGCCGCCCGAGTCGTGCTCCACGATGGCGTACACGCGGGTGGGGTCCGCCGGGGAGACGGAGACACCGATCTTGCCGACGAGCCCCTCGCGCGGCATGCCGGGCATGCGGGTGAGCTCCGTCCAGTTGGCGCCGCCGTCGTCGCTGCGGAACAGGCCGCTCCCGGGGCCGCCGCTGGACATTCCCCACTGGTTGCGCCACGCTTCCCAGAGCGCGGCGTAGACGACGTTGGGGTTCTGCACGTCGATGGAGATGTCGACGCCGCCCGTGCGCTCGTCGCGGTGCAGCACGCGCGTCCAGGTCTGCCCGCCGTCGACCGTGCGGAAGATGCCGCGCTCGGCGTTGGGCCCGCTGTAGTGGCCGAACGCCGCCGCGTACGCGATGTCGCAGTTGGTGGGATGGATGCGGATGCGGCCGATGTTGCGCGACTCGCGCAGACCCACGTGCGTCCACGTCTTGCCGGCGTCGGTGCTCCTGTACACGCCGTCGCCCGCCTGGATGTTGCCACGCAGCTGCGTCTCGCCCGTGCCCAGGTACACCACGTCGGGGTTCTGCTGGCACACTTCTACCGCGCCGACGCTGCTGCTGCCCAGCTTTCCGTCGGTGACGGGGGTCCAGGTGGTGCCGGCGTCGGTGGTCTTCCACAGGCCGCCGCCCGTGGCGCCGAAGTAGTATTCCAGCGGCCGGGCGGTGCTGCCCGCCACGGCGATGGAGCGGCCGCCGCGGTTGGGGCCCAGGTTGCGCCACGCCACTCCGCGATACCGCACGGTGTCGGTGGGGGGCGGCGTGTTGCGCTCCACCTGCGCGGCGAGCTCGGGGGCGGCCAGCAGGGCGAGCGCGACGACTGCACTGCGAAGTCGGTGCATGGATCCAGGGGGTTCGGTGCCGGACTGCGGAGAAGGCACCCCGGCGCGGCGCCGGGGGATGCCCGCGCCGCCGCAGCTTTCTTGCCATCGCGCACGGGGTGTATTCCGTATACTCGTTCAGTGGAACATCGCGGATGCAAACGACGAAGACGGTGAGGACGGGGCCCGCCGAGCCCCGGCCGAAAGGGGGCAGGCGAGGGTGGGCACGGTGGATGTTCTACTCGCACCTGTGGCTGGGCGTCGCCACCACGGGCATCGTGCTGATCATCTGCGTCACCGGCGTGCTGCTGAACCACAAGCGCCCGCTGGGGCTGATGCCCAACGTGCAGAACCCGAAGGCCGGCGAGCTCCCCGCCTCGCTGCCCATCGCCGAGCTGGCGCGCCGCGCGGAAGGCGCCGTTCCCGCACAGGTGGCGGCGGCGGGCATCGACCGCATGGACGTGCGGCCGGGCGACGGCTTCGTGAAGGTGCGATTCGACGACCGCGCCGTGCACGAGGTGACGCTGGACCTGGTGACCGGGCGGGTGCTGCACGCGGGCGAGCGCAACGACGTGTTCCTGGAAAAGCTGCACTCGGGAGAGATCTTCGGCGAGCAGGGAATCCTGCTGAGCGACCTGGCCGCCGTGGCGCTGGCCATCCTGGTGATCAGCGGCTACTGGCTCTGGCTCTATCCCCGGAGCCGCGGATGATCTGGGGACTGCTGGCGGGCCTCTTCCTCGCTCCCGTCGCGCTGCTGTGGCTGGGCCACCGCCTGCGCCGGCGCGCGCCGGGGGCGCGGGCCGTGTTCTGGGGCGCCACGATCGGGCATTCCCTCGGGATCATCGCCACGCTCGCCGCCGTCCACTATCCCCCGGTGCTGTGGACGGACGGATGGCGCGCCGTCGCGGTGCACTGGTCGATGGTCGCGGGAGCCCTCCTCGGCGCCGCGGCCGGCGCGGCGGCGGGCCGGGGGCGGTGAAGCCCTGAATCCAGAGCTGGTTCGCGATTTGCCCTCCCCCGCGGCCCGGAAACCCGCGAACGAGAGGCAATCGGATGGTGGATCAGGAAGGGCAGGACGACGCGGCCGCGCGTCTGGAACGGCAGCGCGGCCTGGCGCGGGTGGTAGACCGCAACGTGCGGGCGCTGGTGGCCCGCCGCGCCGCCGAAGACCGGCGCAAGAGCACCTCGGAACGGGTAGCCGACCGCATCACGGGCTTTACCGGCAGCATGCGGTTCGTGTACATCCACCTGCTGCTGTTCGGCACGTGGATCGTGGTGAACGTGGGGCTGGTGCCGGGGCTGCCGCGGTTCGACCCGTCGTTCGTCATCCTGGCGATGGTGGCCTCGGTAGAAGCCATCTTCCTTTCCACCTTCGTGCTGATCAGCCAGAACCGCATGGCCGAGCTGGCCGACCAGCGCGCCGACCTGGACCTGCAGGTGAGCCTGCTGGCCGAGCACGAGATCTCGCGGATGCTGGCGCTGGTCCATCGGATGGCGGAAAAGCTGGGGATCGAAGAGGCGGCCGACCCGGAGCTGCACGAGCTTGCCCGGGACGTGCACCCCGAGGCGGTGCTGGACAAGATCGAGGAAAACGCCGACAACTTCGGCCGCGACGGCCAGCCGCGCCACGAGCAGAATCACGGCGGCGGCTAGGTTGACCGAGCCTCGTCGATTCGCTAACTACCCGGGAGCAAGCATGCGAATCGTGAGCATTCATGCCGCAGAAGCGAACCTCTCGCGGTTGATCGATCTGGCGTGCGCGGGTGAGGAGATCGTGATCGGGCGGAACGACGGGCCAGTCGTGAAGCTGGTTCCGGTCCGGACGTCCGCTGGGCGGCGTCAGCGAGGGTCGTTGGAGGGCGAGGTTGTCGTGCCGGATGCGTTCTTCGATCCCCTTCCCGCCCACGTGCTGGACCGCTGGGAGCAGTAGGCAAGCATGTGCCCACGGCTGAATTTCACTGAGACGAGGACTCCAATGCCCATTCGTAGAACATCCGCCGCGCTGGCGCTGATGGCCGTCGCGGCCTGCGCGCCCGCGGCGGTGCAGACCCCGCAGACGACGGCGCCGGTAGCCACCACCCAGCCTGCAGCCCCCGCCGCCGATTCCATCGACCGCAAGCTGGCGCAGTACACGTCGGTGCGCCTGACGACGGACCTGCCGCTGAGCGCGCGCGACCGGCAGATCATTCCGCTGCTGATCGACGCGGCGCGAGAGATGGACGCCGTGTGGCGCCAGCAGACGTACGGCAACCTGGACTCGCTGGTGGCCAGCATCCAGGACCCGCGGGTGCGGCGGTACGTGGAGATCAACTACGGGCCGTGGGACCGGCTGGCGGGGAACGCGCCGTTCCTGGGCGGCGTGGGCCCCAAGCCCGAGGGCGCCAACGTGTATCCGGCCGACATGACCAAGGAGCAGTTCGAGGCGGCCGTGGCGGGGGGCGGCGCCCGCGCCGACTCGCTGCGCGGGCTGTACACGCTGGTGCGGCGCGACCCGGGCGGGCGGCTGACGGCGGTGCCCTACAGCCGGGCGTTCCGGCCGAACATGGAGCGCGCGGCGGCCCGGCTGCGGCAGGCCGCCGCCCTGGCCGAGGACCCGGGCTTCCGGCGCTACCTGGAGCTTCGCGCCGCCGCGCTGCTGACGGACGACTACCAGCCCAGCGACCTGGCCTGGCTCGACATGAAGAACAACACGCTCGACGTGGTGATCGGGCCCATCGAGACGTACGAGGACGCGCTGTACGGATACAAGGCCTCGTACGAAGCGTACGTGCTGGTGAAGGACCTGGAGTGGAGCCAGCGGCTGTCGCGCTACGCCGCGCTGCTGCCGGCCCTGCAGCGGGGCCTTCCCGTACCCGATGCGTACAAGCGCGAAACCCCGGGCACCGACAGCGACCTGAACGCGTACGACGTGCTGTACTACGCGGGCGAGGCCAACGCGGGCTCCAAGACCATCGCCATCAACCTGCCCAACGACGAGCAGGTGCAGCTGCAGAAGGGCACGCGGCGGCTTCAGCTGAAGAACGCCATGCGCGCCAAGTTCGACCGCATCCTGGTGCCCATCGCCACCATGCTGATCGCGCCGGACCAGCGGCGGCACATCACCTTCGACGCCTTCTTCGGGAACACCATGTTCCACGAGGTGGCGCACGGCCTGGGGATCAAGAACACCATCGATGGCCGCGGCACCGTGCGCGAGGCGCTGAAGGAGCAGGCCAGCGCGCTCGAGGAGGGGAAGGCCGACGTGCTGGGGCTGTACATGCAGGTGCAGCTGCAGGAGATGGGCGAGCTGCAGGGCGACGCCATGGACAGCTACACCACCTTCCTGGCCAGCATCTTCCGCTCGGTGCGCTTCGGCGCGGCCAGCGCGCACGGGCGGGCCAACGTGGCGCGCTTCAACTACTTCAAGGAGCGCGGCGCGTTCTCGCGCGACGCGGCCACGGGCACCTACCGCGTAGACCCGGTACGCATGCGCCAGGCGATGAACGCGCTCTCGGAGCAGATCCTGCGCTTCCAGGGCGACGGCGACTACGCGGGCGTGCAGGCCTTCATGGCGCGCTACGGGCAGATCGGCCCCGAGCTGCAGTCCGACCTGGACCGCCTGGCCACGGCTGGGATCCCGGTGGACGTGGTCTTCGAACAGGGCACCGACGTCTTGGGCCTGCGGTAAAAAAGCATCACGCAGGGGGCGCAGAGGTGAAAAGAGAGGACGCAGAGGAGAATATCTTTCCCTCTGCGTCCTCTCCGTTTTCTCTGCGCCCTCTGCGTGATGCTCTTCCGTCAGCGCATCAGCGCGACGCGTTCCTCGGCGCGCGCACCGGCAACGGGCGGCACGGGAAGCAGGGGCGGCAGCCCGCCGCCGCGGCGGTACACGTCGGGGTGCAGGGTCAGCGCGCCGCCCCGCACCTCGTTCAGCCGGTACTCGATGCGCACGCGAACGCGCCCTGAGAGGGTGATCTCGCGCGTCTGGCGCGGGTTGTCGGCCAGGCGCTGCACGGCCGCGTCGCTTACCGGCGCCCCGTCGGCCCGCAGCACCAGGCGCGCCAGCTCCATCACGTCGGCGTTGCGCATGCGAATGCACCCGTGCGAGGCCGGCCGGCCCAGCGCGTGCTCGTTGCGCGCCGGCGTGCCGTGCACGTAGTAGTCGCGGAACAGGTGGATCTTCACCCGCCCCATCGGGTTGCTCCATCCGGGCGCCGCCGGCCGCTCGTCGCGCGCCCATGCCGCGTCGGGCGGGGTCCACGACGGGTTCCACACCATCCGCCGGATCGCGGCCTCGCCCGTGGGCGTGGCGTGCCGCGGCGTACCCACCGACACGGGATACGAGCGGATGCGCTCCCCGCCCTGGAACACCTCCAGCCGGCCCGCGGGAATGTTGACCACGATGTCCATGGGCCCCTGCGCGCGGGCGGGGGCGGTGGCCAGCAGCGAAATCAGCAGCCCGGGGACGGCCCGGCGAATGGAGAACATGGTTTCGGCTTCCGGATCAGGGTGCGTGGTGCCGCGTGTCGTGCCCCAAAGCTGCGGCACCAGGGGCGGACGCGCGCCGGTCATTTGACCCATCCCGCGCCCGTCACCCGCAATCCATACGTCGGCCGCCCCGGTCCAGTTTCGCCGCCCGACTGCCCGCCGAACATGAAGCTTGCCCCGGGCCCCGCGCCGAACGCACATTGCAAAACCGCCCGCCCTGGCCCGCGAAGTGCCGGTGAAGCCCGGGCGTCGCCCCTGTCCCCGGATGAGGAGGTGGTACCATGAGGTTCAGAACGTTGTTCGGCTGCCTCGTCGCGTTCCCGCTGCTCCAAGGTTGTGCCCACAACGCGTCCGGGAGGGACGCCGGCCGGCCGGAGGCCCACTCCCGCCGAATGATGGTCATCGAGGAGGCGCAGCTCACCCGTCGCGCCGGAACGCTGCTCAGCGTCATGCAGTCCGCCGCGGGCCCCATGGAAATCCGGGAAACGCAGGGCTGCCCGGAGATCACCATGCGGGGAAAGAAGCGGTTCCACGGCGCGGCGACTCCCAGCATCTACGTCAACGGGATGCACGCCACCAACACCTGCGTCCTCAGCGATTTTCTCGCGGTGGACGTGAGCCGGGTAGAGATCTACCCCTCCGGCGTCACCAGCCGTCCGGGGTACGTGAACTCGGCGGACGGCCTCATCCTGGTGTTCCTCGTGGGGTCCGGCGAAACCGCGGGACGCTGACGCCTTCCGGCAACCGCCGCCACCAAAACGGAAACCGCCGCCCGGCCATCACGGCCGGGCGGCGATTCTACGTACGTGCCAGGCGCTCTACCGCCCGCCGGAGCCGGCCGCGGCACGCTGGCCCACGAGCTCGGCGATGCGCTTTTCCAGCTCGCCGGTGGTCCTGCACCGGGTGGAAGGCCCGCTTACCGTCTGCGATGTCGCCTCGGCCGAAACCGAGCTCGAAACCTCGCTGCGGTCACCCACCGCCCGAACGTGGCTGACGGCGGCGAACTCCACCCGGTAGGTATTCGCGATCGGCAGCCCGCCGGCCCCGCTGCCGCAGTCGAAGTACGTCGACATACGCACGCCGGCCAGCCGGCCGCTCTCGGTTTGCGACCGAACCCCGAACAGGCGGCCGTTGGTGTCCAGGACCTCGCCGCGGATTCCCAGCTCGCGGTACACGGCCGGCAGCGCCCCCCAGGCCGCCTCCAGCGGCAGCGCGACCGTCTGCGACGAGACGCGGATCTCGGTATTGGTCGAAATGCTGAAGTCGCCGCCCTGGGTGGTAACGCGCGTCGTTACGGGAGCGGCCGACTCCACGGTTACGGTCCGTCCATTGGATGCCGCCGGGCCGCAGCCGGCCAGGAGCAGCGCGGACAACGCGAGAATGCGCATGGGATCACTCCCTTCGGGGGGGAAGGTAGAAGGGCGCGCGCGAAACCGCGCGCGCCCCTGGAGAAAGACTCGGCGCGGGGACTTCCTGGCGGAAGCCCCCGGCCGGCCGGTCACATCAGCTCTTGTCCCACCACACCTTGGCGGTCTGGGCGGTGCTCGCGCCCGTGATGCCCTGGCGCGTCATCGCCTCCTGCAGGTTCGTG
This Longimicrobium sp. DNA region includes the following protein-coding sequences:
- a CDS encoding L,D-transpeptidase, which gives rise to MFSIRRAVPGLLISLLATAPARAQGPMDIVVNIPAGRLEVFQGGERIRSYPVSVGTPRHATPTGEAAIRRMVWNPSWTPPDAAWARDERPAAPGWSNPMGRVKIHLFRDYYVHGTPARNEHALGRPASHGCIRMRNADVMELARLVLRADGAPVSDAAVQRLADNPRQTREITLSGRVRVRIEYRLNEVRGGALTLHPDVYRRGGGLPPLLPVPPVAGARAEERVALMR
- a CDS encoding type II toxin-antitoxin system Phd/YefM family antitoxin, translating into MRIVSIHAAEANLSRLIDLACAGEEIVIGRNDGPVVKLVPVRTSAGRRQRGSLEGEVVVPDAFFDPLPAHVLDRWEQ
- a CDS encoding dipeptidyl-peptidase 3 family protein translates to MPIRRTSAALALMAVAACAPAAVQTPQTTAPVATTQPAAPAADSIDRKLAQYTSVRLTTDLPLSARDRQIIPLLIDAAREMDAVWRQQTYGNLDSLVASIQDPRVRRYVEINYGPWDRLAGNAPFLGGVGPKPEGANVYPADMTKEQFEAAVAGGGARADSLRGLYTLVRRDPGGRLTAVPYSRAFRPNMERAAARLRQAAALAEDPGFRRYLELRAAALLTDDYQPSDLAWLDMKNNTLDVVIGPIETYEDALYGYKASYEAYVLVKDLEWSQRLSRYAALLPALQRGLPVPDAYKRETPGTDSDLNAYDVLYYAGEANAGSKTIAINLPNDEQVQLQKGTRRLQLKNAMRAKFDRILVPIATMLIAPDQRRHITFDAFFGNTMFHEVAHGLGIKNTIDGRGTVREALKEQASALEEGKADVLGLYMQVQLQEMGELQGDAMDSYTTFLASIFRSVRFGAASAHGRANVARFNYFKERGAFSRDAATGTYRVDPVRMRQAMNALSEQILRFQGDGDYAGVQAFMARYGQIGPELQSDLDRLATAGIPVDVVFEQGTDVLGLR
- a CDS encoding PepSY-associated TM helix domain-containing protein; protein product: MQTTKTVRTGPAEPRPKGGRRGWARWMFYSHLWLGVATTGIVLIICVTGVLLNHKRPLGLMPNVQNPKAGELPASLPIAELARRAEGAVPAQVAAAGIDRMDVRPGDGFVKVRFDDRAVHEVTLDLVTGRVLHAGERNDVFLEKLHSGEIFGEQGILLSDLAAVALAILVISGYWLWLYPRSRG
- a CDS encoding DUF1003 domain-containing protein, whose protein sequence is MVDQEGQDDAAARLERQRGLARVVDRNVRALVARRAAEDRRKSTSERVADRITGFTGSMRFVYIHLLLFGTWIVVNVGLVPGLPRFDPSFVILAMVASVEAIFLSTFVLISQNRMAELADQRADLDLQVSLLAEHEISRMLALVHRMAEKLGIEEAADPELHELARDVHPEAVLDKIEENADNFGRDGQPRHEQNHGGG
- a CDS encoding WD40/YVTN/BNR-like repeat-containing protein, whose translation is MHRLRSAVVALALLAAPELAAQVERNTPPPTDTVRYRGVAWRNLGPNRGGRSIAVAGSTARPLEYYFGATGGGLWKTTDAGTTWTPVTDGKLGSSSVGAVEVCQQNPDVVYLGTGETQLRGNIQAGDGVYRSTDAGKTWTHVGLRESRNIGRIRIHPTNCDIAYAAAFGHYSGPNAERGIFRTVDGGQTWTRVLHRDERTGGVDISIDVQNPNVVYAALWEAWRNQWGMSSGGPGSGLFRSDDGGANWTELTRMPGMPREGLVGKIGVSVSPADPTRVYAIVEHDSGGVFRSDDRGATWERVNTERKLRQRAFYYTRLLADPKDKDRVYVMNVGFFRSDDGGKTFPTTIRTPHSDNHDLWIAADDNQRMVQGNDGGGNVSVNGGKTWTEQDYPTAQIYRIALTGHQPAMACGGQQDNSTVCVPIRGWNHLNAGGRNFFAAGGCESGYVAPHPTNTNVYYAGCYGGSLDRFDQSTGASRPVNVWPENPMGQSASDLRERVQWTFPIVFDPHDPNTLYTGTQHVWRTTNEGQSWQRISPDLTRADPATLGPSGGPITRDQTGVETYATVFTIGPSARERGVIWTGSDDGKAYVTRDGGATWTDVTPAALPEQTKIHTMEPSPHRAGTAYLAGNRFLLGDFRPYLFRTDDYGRTWTSIASNLPEGDFLRSVREDPSRPGLLYAATERGIWVSWNDGREWESLRLNLPVVQVSDIAVRGPDIVISTHGRSFYALDGGAHLLRQMNDVPAQASTPPARRTAAAGQAGTRLFRPAEAILGVDRGVTVYYSLAQPARRVTLDFLDAQGRVIRSYTHDTRPDSARRAGAAGGAGEDDEQPRAQRFAPNQVGMNRFTWNLRHPGPTSFPGMILWAADTATGPRVVPGTYSVRLTADGRELRQDFAVRTDPRLPGVSLADLQRRFDFAMQIRNRVSEANDAVLLIRGVRQQVQDRLGRTQDAGVKTAGEALLARTAEVEERLYQVRNQSNQDPLNYPIRLNNKLAALMSHVEEADAAPTAQSYEVFTALSAQLDRELSALNQVWAQDLEAFNRLLRAKRLPPVSRTPLRVEEGAAGTSRTGGDEEEEEGEARRW